The sequence below is a genomic window from Serratia nevei.
GGCGCGCGGCAATGGTCGGCGCCAACAGCGCCAGCAGCAGGCCCAGCCCGAACAGTACGGTTTCGAACATCACCGGCGGCGCGGCCAGCAATGACTTGGCGCTCAGTTCACAGGGCGTCGGCTGCGCTTCGGCGGCGGTGTCACTGGACTGAACGGCGGTGGCGGCCGGGATCCCCAGCGTTTGCTGCAGCGCATGCAGGCCCGCCATGCGCTGGGTCATGCACGTCAGCACCACCAGGCAAGCCAGGCATAAAAACCATTTTGCAATCCGCTGCCGTTTAACCATGCCATCCTCATGTTCGGGTCTGGGGTTATCTTAGCGACGCGGGCGCGATTAGCAACGTTTTGTCGGTAAAGAAATGTCTGAGCGGCGGTATTGATGGCGGCGATTTACAGGTATCATAGAGAGTAAGCCTGCGCTTTTCGCCGGGTACGATGATGATTCTCTCCTCCAGGCATTCTGCGGGGATACACAGCGAAGGACTGGTGATATGCAACCTTTGAGTGGGCCGGGCACCCCAATCGCCGGCGAACGCCCTCCCTCCCCGGGCAAAACGGCGGCCACTGACGATCAACCCCTTTCTCCGGCACAGCGCACGACGCTGGAAAAGCTGATCGTGAAAATCATGACGCTCAGCCCGGCAAAATCGGCGGAGATCTGGGCGACTCTGCGCCACGAGCTCGGCGCCGACAACGGCGGTGAACTGCTGGCGCGCCATTTTCAACCGGCGGAACAGCTGCTGCAAACGCGCCTGACGCAGGCGCAGCAAAACCACGCCGGGCGCCAGCTGTTGCAACAGCTGGCCGAATTGCTGCCGCAGGGCAACAACCGCCAGGCGGTCAGCGACTTTATTCGCCAGCAGTTCGGCCACACGGTACTGAGCCAGCTGAGCCCACCACAGCTGCAGCAGGTGCTGAATCTGTTGCAGACCGGCGGCCTGACCATTCCTCAGCCGCAGCAAACCGCCACCAGCGATCGCCCGCTGCTGCCCGCAGAGCATCAGAGCCTGCAGCAGCAGGTCACCAAACTTAGCGCGGCCACCGGCGAAGCGCCGGCTAAAATCTGGCAAACGCTGTTTGATCTGGCGGGCGTGAAAACCAACGATCCGCTCCCGGCGCGCCACTTCCAGCTGTTAAACCAATTCTTGCAAGTGAAGGTGGCCCTCAGCCCGCAGAGCGCACCGACGCTGAACAATCTGCTGGCGGCACTCAAGCAGCCGGCGGACGAGCAAGAGCTGCAGCAGATGAACGACTATTGCCAGGCGCGCTTCAACTGCGGTGCCAATGCGCCGCTGACGCATCCGCAAATGAGCGACGCCATTCATCAACTGTTTGCCCGCCGCCTGGAAAAAGCCGGCCAGGCTCAGGCTATCGTCAGCCACCCTGTCGATCCGCAGCCGTTGCTCAACCCGCTGATCGCCGCCCTGCCGCTGCCGCTGCAAAAAGCGCTCAGCAAACCCGCCGTCGCGCTGATCCTGCTGCTGTTGGCGCTGGCGATCGTGCTGGCGCTGGTGTTTTAACGCCTCAGGCGCAGCCGCAGTCCGCAACAGCCGCCCGATCGCGCAACGATCCCGGCTGTTCGCCGATGGCCAACGGATGGCCGTCGCGCAGCCAGAAGTCCAGCCCGCCGATCAGCTCCTTCACCCGGAATCCCAGCTTCGCCAGCTTGTAAGCGCCCTTGGTGGAACCGTTGCAGCCGATGCCGTCGCAGTAGGTCACATACACTTTTTCGCGATCCAGCTGCGCCGTGCCGGCTTCATCCATCAGGCGATGCGGCAAACTGAGCGCACCGGGAATATGCCCGGCGGCGTACATCGCCTCCGCGCGGGTGTCGATCACCACCATCCCCTCCACGCCATTGCGCAGATCCTCCGCCACGTCCCAGGCATCCGCATAGCGGCTCAGTTTGGCCGCCAGGTAGGGCAGGCTCTCTTCCGGCGCCGCCGGAGGAAAAGCCAGCACTAATGATTCTTTCGACATACCACTCACTCCCGTGTATCAAGACAGATGACAATAGTGCCCCATTTTGGTCTTATGATTGATACCCATTTCCCAACTGTGATAAGACCCATTATGCGGCACTCGCTGGTCACGTTGTTTCAGCAATCGCCCCACACCGCCGGCACGCTGCGCGATCGCCTGTGCGGCGCATTGCGGCAGGCCATCCACCAAGGGGCATTGAGCGTGGGGCAACGCCTGCCTTCCAGCCGGGTGCTGGCCAGCGATCTGGGCCTCTCGCGGGTGACCGTCGAAGCGGCCTACGGTCAGTTGGAGGCGGAGGGATACCTGCAGCGCCGCGTCGGCCAGGGCACCTTTGTGGCGATTATCATCGCCAAATCACCGCCGCCGGCGACCGCTGCCGGCATACCGCGCCTTTCGCAGCGCGGCCAACAGATCGTACAAACCGGCAGCTGCCGCGATCCGCAGCAGCCACGGGCGTTTGCCGCCGGCTCGCCGGATCTGCGTGCGTTTCCGC
It includes:
- a CDS encoding rhodanese-like domain-containing protein; this encodes MSKESLVLAFPPAAPEESLPYLAAKLSRYADAWDVAEDLRNGVEGMVVIDTRAEAMYAAGHIPGALSLPHRLMDEAGTAQLDREKVYVTYCDGIGCNGSTKGAYKLAKLGFRVKELIGGLDFWLRDGHPLAIGEQPGSLRDRAAVADCGCA
- the flk gene encoding flagella biosynthesis regulator Flk, with amino-acid sequence MQPLSGPGTPIAGERPPSPGKTAATDDQPLSPAQRTTLEKLIVKIMTLSPAKSAEIWATLRHELGADNGGELLARHFQPAEQLLQTRLTQAQQNHAGRQLLQQLAELLPQGNNRQAVSDFIRQQFGHTVLSQLSPPQLQQVLNLLQTGGLTIPQPQQTATSDRPLLPAEHQSLQQQVTKLSAATGEAPAKIWQTLFDLAGVKTNDPLPARHFQLLNQFLQVKVALSPQSAPTLNNLLAALKQPADEQELQQMNDYCQARFNCGANAPLTHPQMSDAIHQLFARRLEKAGQAQAIVSHPVDPQPLLNPLIAALPLPLQKALSKPAVALILLLLALAIVLALVF